The following proteins come from a genomic window of Maribacter sp. HTCC2170:
- the hemH gene encoding ferrochelatase, whose translation MKGVLLVNLGSPDSPTPKDVKPYLDEFLMDPRVIDVPKWLRNIIVRGIILQTRPKKSAEAYQKIWWEEGSPLVVISERFSEKVTKEVKIPVALGMRYGSMTIKSGLQELHDKGVDEVLLVPLYPQYAMSSFETVVVKALEDQQQFFPSMHLTTLPAFYKNTDYIKVLSDSIAEGLNGFDYDHVLFSYHGIPERHIRKSDPTKFHCKIDNSCCTTNSVAHHSCYRHQCFKTTELVIRNLGLEESKYSISFQSRLPNDPWLKPFTDFEFVRLAKEGKKRLAVITPAFVADCLETLEEIAMEGKHQFQEAGGETYKHIACLNDSDVWVQVMANWIDTWQTTEILPG comes from the coding sequence ATGAAAGGAGTTTTATTGGTCAATTTGGGTTCTCCTGATAGCCCTACCCCCAAAGATGTAAAACCATATTTAGATGAATTCTTGATGGATCCGCGGGTTATTGATGTTCCCAAATGGTTGCGCAATATCATTGTACGTGGAATAATTCTTCAGACCAGGCCAAAAAAATCGGCCGAAGCTTATCAAAAAATTTGGTGGGAAGAAGGTTCACCTTTGGTAGTAATCTCCGAACGTTTTTCAGAGAAAGTAACGAAAGAAGTTAAAATTCCGGTTGCATTGGGTATGCGTTATGGGAGTATGACAATTAAGAGCGGTTTACAAGAACTACATGATAAGGGCGTGGATGAGGTCTTGTTGGTACCATTATATCCACAATACGCCATGTCTTCTTTTGAAACCGTGGTCGTAAAAGCGTTGGAAGATCAACAGCAGTTTTTCCCCAGTATGCATTTGACAACCTTGCCTGCGTTTTATAAAAACACGGATTATATAAAAGTCCTTTCTGATAGTATTGCTGAAGGTTTGAACGGTTTTGATTATGATCACGTGCTATTCTCTTACCATGGTATTCCTGAACGTCATATTCGAAAGTCGGACCCTACAAAATTCCATTGTAAGATTGATAATAGCTGCTGTACAACGAACTCAGTTGCTCATCATTCCTGTTACCGTCATCAATGTTTTAAAACCACTGAATTAGTGATCCGGAATTTGGGATTGGAAGAAAGTAAATATAGTATTTCTTTCCAATCAAGGTTACCGAATGATCCTTGGTTAAAACCTTTTACCGATTTTGAATTTGTTCGCTTAGCCAAAGAGGGCAAAAAACGTCTGGCGGTTATTACCCCTGCCTTTGTTGCCGATTGTCTTGAAACCTTGGAAGAAATTGCCATGGAGGGCAAGCATCAGTTTCAAGAAGCTGGTGGGGAAACCTATAAGCATATTGCTTGCTTGAATGATAGCGATGTTTGGGTACAAGTTATGGCCAACTGGATAGATACTTGGCAAACTACTGAAATACTGCCTGGGTAA
- a CDS encoding N-acetylmuramoyl-L-alanine amidase-like domain-containing protein, with product MRFLSIFLMLFGLLKIGNAQQITCSVKDKQAFEDKVIEVDGYLEKDLGKTLISVGKTFLGTAYVAKTLEIGETETLVVNLHGLDCTTYVENVLAFSLLLKDEKSDFDSFVDALETIRYKNGKLDGYASRLHYFSEWITNNEVKGLIKDMTSEIGGVEITKKINFMSEHRELYPFLKDDTNFEKIKASENFLNNEAICYLPQDQIGANEHLIQSGDIIALTTSINGLDITHTGFASREKNGRIHLLHASSSGEVMLSEEPLVDYLKKVKKNTGIMVARVQ from the coding sequence ATGAGGTTTCTTTCTATATTTCTTATGCTTTTCGGTTTATTGAAAATAGGCAATGCCCAACAAATCACCTGTTCGGTTAAAGACAAGCAGGCTTTTGAAGATAAGGTCATTGAGGTAGATGGGTATTTAGAAAAAGATTTGGGCAAGACCTTAATTTCGGTCGGGAAAACTTTTTTGGGCACGGCTTATGTTGCCAAAACCCTTGAAATTGGAGAAACAGAAACTTTGGTCGTTAATCTTCATGGGTTGGATTGCACCACTTATGTCGAAAACGTACTAGCTTTTAGTCTGCTTTTAAAAGATGAAAAGTCCGATTTTGATTCCTTTGTCGACGCACTTGAAACCATTCGGTATAAAAATGGAAAACTCGATGGGTACGCGTCTCGACTACATTATTTTTCGGAATGGATCACCAATAATGAAGTAAAAGGACTTATAAAGGATATGACCTCTGAAATCGGTGGAGTTGAAATAACTAAGAAAATCAACTTTATGAGTGAACATCGTGAGCTTTATCCTTTCTTAAAAGACGACACCAATTTTGAGAAAATAAAAGCTTCTGAAAACTTTTTGAACAATGAAGCCATTTGTTATTTACCCCAAGACCAAATCGGGGCAAATGAACATTTAATCCAATCAGGGGATATTATTGCATTGACAACTTCAATAAACGGCTTGGATATTACGCATACAGGTTTCGCATCGCGAGAAAAAAATGGCAGAATTCACCTTCTGCATGCCTCTTCATCGGGTGAAGTTATGCTCTCGGAAGAACCTTTGGTCGATTATCTTAAAAAGGTGAAAAAGAATACAGGAATCATGGTTGCTAGGGTGCAATAA
- a CDS encoding AraC family transcriptional regulator yields MTLKENVAQGSFNEVLIEDGFYVLKLQNDHNDIQRVTREIDSSFIQFHFCLKGNAKFVFNEGRYALEVTEENSLLLYNTQVDLPMNLEMAPNSWIVSVVMTIGKFHSLFSKEADYIPFLSEENKEKKYYAQEAVSPAIAVVLSQIMNYNLHPSIKELYIMGKVYELISLYFNKSTDADLEQCPFLVDEDNVKRIRQAKEVMISHMAEPPSLPELAKEVGLSLKKLKEGFKQIYGDSVYSFLFDYKMEHARRLLETGQHNVNEVGLKVGYSTSSHFIAAFKKKYGTTPKKYVLSLAKS; encoded by the coding sequence ATGACTTTAAAAGAAAATGTCGCTCAAGGGTCATTTAATGAAGTGCTGATTGAGGACGGATTTTATGTTCTGAAATTACAAAATGATCATAATGACATTCAAAGAGTTACCCGTGAGATTGATAGTTCTTTTATTCAATTTCATTTTTGTTTAAAGGGCAACGCCAAATTTGTATTTAATGAAGGTAGATATGCTCTAGAGGTAACCGAGGAAAATTCGTTGCTTTTATATAATACTCAGGTAGATTTACCCATGAACCTCGAAATGGCTCCTAATTCTTGGATTGTATCTGTGGTTATGACCATAGGAAAGTTTCACTCCTTATTTTCAAAAGAAGCAGATTACATTCCTTTTTTAAGTGAAGAGAACAAAGAGAAAAAGTATTATGCCCAAGAAGCAGTTTCCCCTGCCATAGCTGTTGTACTTAGTCAAATCATGAATTACAACCTGCACCCCTCAATCAAGGAATTGTACATCATGGGTAAAGTATATGAGCTTATTTCATTGTATTTTAATAAAAGTACCGATGCTGATTTAGAACAATGTCCGTTTTTGGTCGATGAAGATAATGTAAAGCGCATTCGACAAGCAAAAGAAGTTATGATTTCCCATATGGCCGAACCACCTTCGCTGCCCGAATTGGCGAAAGAAGTAGGACTCAGTTTAAAGAAATTAAAGGAAGGCTTCAAACAGATCTATGGTGACTCAGTCTATAGTTTTTTGTTTGATTATAAGATGGAACATGCCCGTAGATTGCTCGAAACCGGTCAGCACAATGTGAATGAAGTTGGGTTAAAAGTAGGTTACAGTACCTCGAGTCATTTTATTGCTGCTTTTAAAAAGAAATACGGCACTACGCCTAAGAAATATGTGCTCTCCTTGGCAAAATCTTAG
- the hemA gene encoding glutamyl-tRNA reductase, producing the protein MKDYHISKHNSFYTIGLNYKKADALIRGNFSLDEAAMKNLLTQAKAQDLDGLLVTSTCNRTELHGFAQHPFQLIKLLCDNTLGTIEQFQEVAYVYKNNDAISHLFRVGTGLDSQILGDFEIISQLRQSFNRSKKHDIANPFIERLCNSVIQASKRIKNETEISSGATSVAFASVQYILKNVENISDKNILLFGTGKIGRNTCENLIKHTHNSHITLINRTKDKAEKIAGKFNLVVKDYGDLQTEIRNSDVLIVATGAQTPTISKELLYTKKPLLILDLSVPKNVAEDVTEMENVTVIHLDHLSQMTDETLERRKQFIPQAERIIEAIKGEFIQWLETRKFAPVIKALKNKLNTMKVEELDYQSKKLSDFNSEQADVISDRIIQKITKQFANHLKDANGDAGESLALIQKVFQLELNSQ; encoded by the coding sequence ATGAAAGATTATCATATTTCAAAACATAATTCTTTTTACACCATTGGCTTGAATTACAAAAAAGCTGATGCTCTTATTCGAGGTAACTTCAGTTTAGATGAAGCTGCCATGAAAAATTTATTGACTCAGGCCAAGGCACAAGACCTTGACGGTTTATTGGTTACGTCTACTTGTAATCGTACCGAGCTTCATGGTTTTGCCCAGCACCCCTTTCAACTTATAAAGCTTTTATGTGACAATACGTTAGGTACTATTGAACAATTTCAAGAAGTAGCTTATGTGTACAAGAACAATGATGCCATTTCACACTTGTTTCGGGTGGGCACAGGATTGGATAGTCAAATTTTAGGAGATTTTGAAATAATCAGTCAATTGCGTCAAAGTTTCAATCGTTCGAAAAAACATGACATTGCCAACCCTTTCATTGAGCGCTTATGCAATTCAGTGATTCAGGCAAGCAAACGTATTAAGAACGAAACCGAAATCTCATCTGGTGCAACTTCTGTAGCTTTCGCATCGGTTCAATACATCCTTAAAAATGTAGAGAACATTTCAGACAAGAATATTCTGCTCTTTGGAACTGGAAAAATAGGAAGGAATACTTGTGAGAATTTAATTAAGCATACGCATAATTCACATATAACATTAATCAACCGAACAAAGGACAAGGCAGAAAAAATTGCCGGAAAGTTCAACTTGGTGGTAAAGGATTATGGTGACCTACAGACTGAGATTCGGAATTCTGATGTGTTGATAGTAGCAACTGGGGCTCAAACTCCTACCATATCCAAAGAATTATTATATACCAAAAAACCTTTATTGATCTTGGATCTTTCAGTCCCTAAAAATGTTGCTGAAGACGTTACCGAAATGGAAAACGTGACTGTTATTCATTTGGATCATCTTTCTCAGATGACTGATGAGACTTTGGAGCGAAGAAAACAATTCATTCCCCAAGCGGAACGTATTATCGAGGCTATTAAAGGCGAGTTTATTCAATGGCTGGAAACTAGAAAGTTCGCACCCGTGATTAAGGCACTTAAGAATAAGTTGAATACCATGAAGGTTGAAGAGCTTGATTATCAATCTAAAAAGTTATCGGACTTCAACTCAGAACAGGCTGATGTCATATCGGACCGTATTATTCAAAAAATCACCAAACAATTTGCCAACCACCTTAAGGATGCCAATGGTGATGCAGGTGAAAGTTTGGCACTTATCCAAAAAGTTTTTCAGTTAGAACTAAATTCCCAATGA
- the hemC gene encoding hydroxymethylbilane synthase produces the protein MSKIIRIGTRDSELALWQANAVKNQLEALGHQTTLVPVKSTGDIVLDKPLYELGVTGIFTKTLDVAMLNGDIDIAVHSMKDVPTALPKGIVQAAVLKRANYLDILAYNDNEEFLGGRDAIIATGSLRRKAQWLNRYPTHTVVDLRGNINSRMQKLNDNDWNGAIFAAAGLDRIGLEHENTIGLTWMVPAPAQGAIMVVALENDEYVLEACAQMNHEATEICTGLEREFLRILEGGCTAPIGALAYINKEEEVKLKGVLLSLDGKKRLEAEFAEPLGKHQNMARDCANSILARGGKRLMGEILNSSTKTTIFSTKKLTQNQRLQFKDDLHVASEDFIKTSPTRIPLKELKTEIQNVVLTSKNAVEALLTNISANELKFKNIYCVGRKTKRLVENRIGKVTHFERNAKKLAEHLVEFMDGTEVTYFCSNIRLDDFPKIMKDNNIVVHEIETYRTKLTPIEIEDSVEGVLFFSPSGVESYLQKNKANKIAYCIGETTAKAARVHFQEVKVAKIPDVSGVIDLVNEHFKIANS, from the coding sequence ATGAGTAAAATAATTAGAATAGGTACCCGCGATAGTGAATTGGCGCTATGGCAGGCAAATGCCGTTAAAAACCAACTTGAAGCTTTAGGACACCAGACCACTTTAGTACCTGTAAAATCTACAGGTGATATTGTTCTTGATAAACCTCTTTATGAATTGGGGGTCACTGGTATATTCACCAAGACATTGGATGTCGCTATGCTCAATGGCGATATTGACATTGCCGTGCATTCGATGAAGGATGTTCCCACAGCATTACCAAAAGGTATAGTACAAGCTGCAGTTTTGAAACGTGCTAATTATTTGGATATTCTTGCCTATAATGACAATGAAGAATTTTTGGGCGGCAGGGATGCCATTATTGCCACAGGGAGTTTGCGTAGAAAAGCGCAATGGCTCAACAGATACCCGACTCATACTGTAGTTGATCTACGGGGGAACATTAACAGTCGAATGCAAAAGCTGAACGATAATGATTGGAACGGGGCAATTTTTGCCGCAGCCGGTTTAGATCGTATTGGTTTGGAGCATGAAAACACAATTGGTCTTACTTGGATGGTTCCTGCTCCCGCACAAGGGGCAATTATGGTGGTTGCCTTGGAAAATGACGAGTATGTCCTAGAAGCCTGTGCTCAAATGAACCATGAAGCAACCGAAATCTGTACTGGATTGGAGCGTGAGTTTTTGCGCATTTTAGAAGGAGGTTGTACCGCCCCAATTGGAGCCTTGGCATATATAAACAAAGAGGAAGAAGTAAAACTTAAAGGTGTATTGCTTTCCTTGGACGGGAAGAAAAGATTGGAAGCAGAGTTTGCCGAACCTTTGGGCAAACACCAAAACATGGCACGCGATTGCGCCAATAGTATCTTGGCACGTGGTGGCAAACGCCTTATGGGTGAAATACTTAACAGTAGTACAAAAACGACCATTTTTTCAACTAAAAAATTAACGCAAAATCAGCGACTACAGTTTAAAGATGACCTTCATGTAGCCTCTGAAGATTTTATAAAAACAAGCCCCACGCGTATTCCACTTAAAGAATTAAAGACCGAAATACAGAATGTTGTTCTAACAAGTAAAAATGCGGTAGAGGCATTATTGACCAATATAAGTGCCAATGAACTTAAGTTCAAAAATATCTACTGTGTTGGGCGCAAAACAAAACGTTTGGTTGAAAACCGTATTGGAAAAGTCACTCATTTTGAAAGAAATGCAAAGAAGCTTGCCGAGCATTTGGTCGAATTCATGGATGGTACCGAAGTAACATATTTTTGTAGCAATATTCGGTTAGATGACTTTCCTAAAATAATGAAGGATAATAATATTGTTGTTCATGAGATTGAAACTTACCGAACTAAACTTACGCCCATTGAGATTGAAGATAGCGTAGAAGGGGTGTTATTTTTTAGTCCGTCGGGTGTTGAAAGTTATCTGCAAAAAAATAAGGCGAACAAAATAGCCTACTGTATTGGAGAAACGACCGCAAAGGCGGCAAGAGTACATTTTCAAGAAGTTAAAGTAGCCAAAATCCCTGACGTTAGCGGCGTTATTGATTTAGTGAATGAACATTTTAAAATAGCCAATAGCTAA
- the hemE gene encoding uroporphyrinogen decarboxylase: MKNDLFLRALKGETVERPPVWMMRQAGRYLPEFIEIRKKYDFFTRCQTPELASEITVQPIRRYGMDAAILFSDILVIPQAMNIEVQMKPNFGPYLPNPIQTQKAVDNVIVPDVTEELDYVMQAIKMTKEKLNDEIPLIGFAGSPWTILCYCVQGQGSKTFDKAKEFCFTQPVAAHQLLQKITDTTIAYLKEKVKAGVNAVQVFDSWGGMLSPTDYQEFSFQYIQQIIDALKEEAPVIVFGKGCWFALNDMAKSGASALGVDWTCSPKNARYLSGGNITLQGNFDPSRLLSPPAEIKKMVTQMINEFGKDKYVVNLGHGILPNIPLDNAKAFIDAVKEYKSSV; the protein is encoded by the coding sequence ATGAAAAACGATTTATTCCTAAGAGCGTTAAAAGGTGAGACTGTAGAAAGACCACCCGTTTGGATGATGCGCCAAGCAGGTAGGTATTTACCTGAATTTATTGAGATTCGTAAAAAGTACGATTTCTTTACGCGTTGTCAAACCCCGGAATTGGCCTCTGAGATTACGGTACAACCTATACGCCGATACGGTATGGATGCTGCTATTCTTTTCAGTGACATTCTTGTGATACCGCAGGCAATGAATATAGAGGTGCAAATGAAACCAAATTTTGGACCTTACCTTCCCAACCCTATACAAACCCAAAAGGCTGTTGATAACGTAATAGTTCCTGATGTAACTGAAGAATTGGATTATGTGATGCAGGCTATAAAAATGACAAAAGAGAAACTGAATGATGAGATTCCATTGATCGGATTTGCAGGTTCCCCTTGGACGATACTTTGCTATTGCGTACAAGGTCAAGGCAGCAAAACATTTGACAAAGCCAAGGAATTTTGTTTTACACAGCCCGTCGCAGCTCATCAACTACTTCAAAAAATAACAGATACCACAATAGCCTATCTAAAGGAAAAAGTAAAAGCTGGAGTGAACGCCGTACAGGTTTTCGATTCTTGGGGAGGAATGCTTTCTCCTACCGATTATCAGGAATTCTCATTTCAATACATTCAACAGATTATTGATGCATTAAAAGAGGAGGCTCCTGTCATAGTTTTCGGAAAAGGGTGTTGGTTCGCTTTAAATGATATGGCAAAATCAGGAGCATCGGCCTTAGGCGTCGACTGGACATGCTCTCCAAAAAATGCGCGCTATCTGTCAGGTGGCAATATAACGTTACAAGGGAATTTTGACCCTTCACGGTTATTGTCTCCTCCTGCTGAAATCAAAAAAATGGTAACCCAAATGATCAATGAATTTGGCAAGGACAAATACGTTGTAAATCTTGGTCATGGTATATTACCAAATATACCATTGGATAATGCCAAGGCCTTCATTGATGCAGTAAAAGAATACAAAAGTTCCGTTTAA
- a CDS encoding GNAT family N-acetyltransferase, with protein sequence MILELENYSIEAIAEKDAWRLCDFVVSNEDRLKRYFPKTLEQNLNPTLAANFVAKKARQFIAKEELLYALKHKENRTIIGLVYIKELDWKKKQAELAYCIGYQYEGKGWMSRAVEKLSQYAFENLRLNKLQIIVHNTNIGSIKVAQNNGYIWQRTLKKEHTPPGEDALDMELYELYG encoded by the coding sequence ATGATTTTAGAGCTTGAAAACTACAGCATAGAAGCCATAGCGGAGAAAGATGCATGGCGGCTTTGTGATTTTGTAGTTTCAAACGAAGACCGTTTAAAACGTTATTTTCCAAAGACTTTAGAACAAAATCTTAATCCAACTCTAGCCGCAAATTTCGTAGCTAAAAAAGCCCGACAATTTATAGCTAAGGAAGAACTATTATACGCCCTTAAACATAAAGAAAACAGAACAATCATAGGTCTGGTCTATATCAAGGAATTGGATTGGAAAAAGAAACAGGCCGAACTCGCCTATTGCATAGGTTACCAATATGAAGGTAAAGGTTGGATGTCTCGAGCCGTCGAAAAACTATCTCAATATGCCTTTGAGAATCTGCGACTAAACAAACTTCAAATTATAGTGCACAATACAAATATTGGAAGCATAAAGGTTGCGCAGAACAATGGTTATATTTGGCAACGTACTTTGAAAAAAGAACATACTCCTCCAGGGGAAGATGCCTTGGATATGGAACTTTACGAACTATACGGATGA
- the hemF gene encoding oxygen-dependent coproporphyrinogen oxidase — protein sequence MKDKFYNYILKLQDSITSKLEEVDGQTSFIEDLWKRPEGGGGRTRVIENGAVFEKGGVNISAVHGALPESMQAYFGVKDADFFACGLSLVLHPKNPMVPTVHANWRYFEMYDKKGNIVDQWFGGGQDLTPYYLFDEDAKHFHAVCKRACDQHNPEFYPTYKKKCDNYFWNAHRNEARGVGGLFFDYCKATKDISMQDWYKFVTEVGDSFLCAYVPIIEKRKELTYSKEQRNWQEIRRGRYVEFNLVHDKGTLFGLRTNGRIESILMSLPPHVQWQYDHHPIKGSEEEKLISVLQRPKNWV from the coding sequence ATGAAAGATAAATTTTACAATTACATACTTAAACTTCAAGACAGCATAACTTCAAAATTGGAAGAAGTTGATGGGCAGACGTCTTTTATAGAAGACCTTTGGAAAAGACCGGAAGGCGGCGGCGGGAGAACACGTGTAATTGAAAATGGTGCCGTCTTTGAAAAGGGTGGTGTGAATATTTCGGCGGTACACGGAGCTTTACCTGAAAGCATGCAAGCCTATTTTGGGGTTAAAGATGCTGATTTTTTTGCCTGCGGATTGAGCTTGGTCCTCCATCCCAAAAACCCAATGGTACCAACAGTACATGCCAATTGGCGTTATTTTGAAATGTATGACAAAAAAGGGAATATTGTTGATCAATGGTTTGGAGGCGGACAGGATTTAACTCCGTATTACTTATTTGACGAGGACGCTAAACATTTTCATGCTGTTTGTAAAAGAGCCTGTGACCAACATAATCCCGAGTTCTACCCTACCTATAAAAAGAAATGTGATAATTATTTCTGGAATGCACACAGAAATGAGGCCCGAGGTGTAGGCGGGCTATTTTTCGATTACTGTAAGGCAACCAAAGATATATCTATGCAAGATTGGTATAAATTTGTAACTGAAGTGGGAGATAGTTTTTTGTGTGCCTACGTTCCTATTATTGAGAAAAGAAAAGAACTTACGTATTCAAAAGAACAGCGCAATTGGCAAGAAATAAGACGTGGTCGTTATGTTGAATTTAATCTGGTTCATGATAAAGGTACCTTATTTGGTTTACGAACTAACGGTAGAATTGAAAGCATACTAATGAGTTTACCTCCTCATGTACAATGGCAATACGACCATCATCCTATAAAAGGAAGTGAAGAAGAAAAATTGATTAGTGTTTTACAAAGGCCTAAAAATTGGGTATAA
- a CDS encoding PhzF family phenazine biosynthesis protein encodes MKLKIYQIDAFTDKVFSGNPAAVCVLNAWLDTELMQKIAAENNLAETAFIVKNKNRYEIRWFTPEIEVDLCGHATLASAYVLFNRFIPKTTHIDFYSERSGALAVQKEDDGSFTMDFPTDELIEVKSVSKINEALNISPRITFKGKTDYLVICKNQAEVERIVPNYFILDQVDARGVIVTAQGREVDFVSRFFAPLCGIPEDPVTGSAHTSLTPYWSKVLGKDKLFAKQLSKRGGDLVCENRGNRVSISGKAVAYLEGEIEV; translated from the coding sequence ATGAAATTAAAAATATATCAAATAGATGCATTTACAGACAAGGTCTTTTCTGGTAATCCCGCTGCGGTTTGTGTGTTGAATGCTTGGTTAGACACCGAATTAATGCAAAAAATAGCAGCAGAAAACAATTTGGCTGAAACCGCTTTTATCGTAAAAAATAAGAACCGTTATGAAATACGCTGGTTTACTCCTGAAATCGAGGTTGATTTATGTGGACACGCTACTCTTGCTTCGGCCTATGTCTTATTCAATCGCTTTATTCCCAAAACCACTCATATAGATTTTTATTCAGAGAGAAGCGGTGCATTGGCAGTACAAAAAGAAGATGATGGTTCTTTTACGATGGACTTCCCTACTGATGAACTGATAGAAGTGAAATCGGTTTCAAAAATAAATGAAGCATTAAACATTTCACCTAGAATCACTTTTAAAGGAAAGACTGATTATTTGGTTATCTGTAAAAATCAAGCGGAAGTAGAGCGAATAGTTCCAAACTATTTTATTTTGGATCAAGTTGATGCAAGAGGAGTTATTGTTACAGCTCAAGGCAGAGAGGTGGATTTTGTTTCTCGGTTTTTTGCTCCACTATGTGGCATACCGGAAGATCCCGTTACTGGATCAGCACATACATCCTTAACACCTTATTGGTCAAAGGTTTTGGGAAAAGACAAACTTTTCGCCAAACAACTGTCGAAAAGAGGTGGAGATCTTGTTTGTGAAAATAGAGGTAATCGGGTAAGCATTTCTGGAAAAGCGGTAGCTTACCTAGAAGGTGAAATTGAGGTTTAA